The region GCtttaatttatttcagattGTATCttgcacaaaccaagttataCACATTCAAACTAAAAGTACAAGATTTATATTTTGGTCGTTCTCTGTCACAGCAATTCAAATCGACATTGCTTGAGTCTATTTTTCCTTACCTAAGCTTACACaggtataattgtattattgcCAATATTTGActtctttcagccaaggaaagtatgagtgacataaggggccttagTTGTCCATTACTGCttgatgagtagtgacaaaccccttATGTCGTGAGTATTAATTGCCTGTTTTGCCTAGAGTGTAAATATGTATTGCATGACTATCTGTTGTTTTTTAACAGGAACAAATCTATACTGGTACTGACATCACACACCTGTTACGGGAAATCAAGAAATCACAAGATGTTATCAATAAGATAAAAGAAATGAGGCAAGGCATGATGGGAGATGCTCTTGTCAGCATTCTGAATGAGGTAAGTTAGAATTGCTTGATAGATAAATAATTCTGAGTGGATGTTTTCAGGAAATAAGACAAAGTGTGATGGGAGGTGGCCTTGTCAGCATACTGAATGTGGTAAGCTAGTGTTCTGTAATGGGAAGGAAATTCTAAACCAGGAATTGTTGCAAGGCATGATGGGAGGTGCCCTTGTCAGCATACTGAATGTGGTGAGCTAGTGTTCTGTAAAGGGAAAGAAATTCTAAACCAGGAATTGTTGCAAGGCATGATGGGAGGTGCCCTTGTCAGCATACTGAATGTGGTAAGCTAGTGTTCTGTAAATGGAAAGAAATTCTAAACCAGGAATTGTTGCAAGGCATGATGGGAGGTGCCCTTGTCAGCATACTGAATGTGGTAAGCTAGTGTTCTGTAAAGGGAAAGAAATTCTAAACCAGGAATTGTTGCAAGGCTTGATGGGAGGTGCCCTTATCAGCCTACTGAATGTGGTAAGTTAGAAATGCCGTTTGTCAGTGATATTGTGtattaaaccacagacaagtaagaaacttgtTTGTGATTAAACTAAATCTAATAGGACCATCACTACATACACAAGGACTCAGTAGTTTTAATTGACTTTGTGGTGACAAAGAAAACGTTTCTGTACAACTTTACAAACTTGGTCAACATTGTGTTTTGTTCATTACAGATTTCATTGGAGGTCCAGAAACTGCCTGCATCAAGATTTCTACCGAGGCCACCAAATCATGCTGGTGCATTGAACATTGAGATTCCACCATTCCAACCCAAGACATCTGATGACTGGCTGAAGATGAATGGCCTGAGAGCCAAGAAACTAAGTCTCTATCAAATACTAGCTCCAAATGCCTTCACCCCAATTGAAGAATTTATACCAATCATCAAGAAAGTAGTTTCATCAACTGTACATGAAGTGAGTAGTCTAAAAGTAAAAGTTGCAGTGTGAGGTCACTTTTATCGAAAATGGAATTCATTTTGAACTTGTAGTGTTAAAGGTCATGCCATGAAAATAACAAGACTTCAaagttttttggttttttgtGTTTTAATCTATGAGATTAAATTAACACCCGagtagctgtaactggaatgcTATAATTCTGTAATATTGGttcttttttttatactttatttatatttttatatttgctTAACGCGTAGATCTTGGAGAAGACCTCCAAGTGCTATGCTTACTGTGAAGTGtaccttttttaaaaaaaaaaaaaactgtttaaacttttgctgttactctGTTCAAGGAAACTCCaactcattctcagttaaatTTGAGAAAgaaaatcaggggtcaccatacaaatttttgaaatagagatgaaaatgttaacaaaagttagccattttagaatccaatatggccaccaaatactgtgttaatatAAGATTGGCGATTTCCTTAAAAATAAGATGGTGGACAaccaaaatttcttttattatttcaaaaggaccaggaacaaactTCCATAGGTCAaggtttggagagattttaagaacttaAAATTTCAGTGAGATTTGTCCTTAAGGAACATTTATCTCCAGTGACCAAATTAACCCATCAACATCTTATAAATGTAATTGACAGAGAAATCAAGATTAGacatttattattatcataatatatggTAGCAATTGTGTTAATGAAAAAATTCTTGTTATTGCATCAACAGAAAGCCATGGCTCAATTCCAGTGGCATGATGGAACATTGAAAAATGTTCATGTTGATCCAACTCAGCTGTATGACTATCAAAAGAAACTAGCCACTGCAGTCAAACTGTATGAGAAGAGAGTTGATTGGCTGTCCAGGAGTTCCAGAAGAATATTTGGAACCATCGTAGAAAAAAGGTAggagtgtttttgttttttgtaaaggCCAAACAACATGATCTCTCGAAGTCATTTCCAAGGAAATTTACCTGATGAAAACGTCCATGTAACTGTGCTTGGTTTCTACCTATGCACACTGTGAACTGTGCTTGTTTTCCACATAACTGTGCTCGGTTTGTATCGAATTTGGTAACTTTGAATTATGAAAAcctttttatgtttattttgacagGGTTATTATTCTGGTTGACTTGTCGTGTGCCAACACCAACTATTTAGTACATATACAACACTCACTTAGAATGCTACTGGAACAACAACTGGCTAACAAAGAGTACTTCAATATCATTGGGTGAGTATCGGTAATGAATTAAAAAGCAATTTTTAATAAATGTTCATGGCAAAGAACAGAAAATTCATCTTTATCTGAATTCATTTTACTGGCACTGTGTAACAGTACAACTTGATAATCTACTAACAGTGTACTTTCTTTGTGTATGTAGGTTTGGCAGTGAGCCTGTTGGTTGGAAAACTGGCATGCAAGAACCCTCAGAGCAGAATCTGCAGTCTTGTTGGAGGTATGTGTCAGtgaatgttttatatatatatatatatatatatggggtcCTAACTATGCAATCATGTGTGTCTATTCTAAGCCAACTGTACCTGTAACCCCCTAGGTCAATAAAAAAAAGGATCATATGTACTGTATAGATAGGCCGCTTTTCTAAATTTATGCCAGTATTTCATAGAtggtataattaataataataatatttattcgtccaaataaattcggaaatttgttgaatggttgccACAAGAGCAGcaccctagtgccctagtgttaaAGAGGAGGAAACCTGAGTACCCTGGGAAAATCTGCatagacctggttaaattttgaTCAAACCCAGCCAATGCTTGGcgggtttgaacccagactgcaggGTTAAGAGGGATACAAGCTAACTgctcagccactgacaacccataCATATTTCATGCAATTCATAAATGGGATACCCACAGTATACAAGGATGGCTCCCCCTGAgttagtctagatgctacaCGTGGTATCAAATCAGATCTGCACCCTCTGTAGTGTAATGAAAACATCTTgcaccaaaagttgttcatgtaaATGAGTAAACCTCAACTGTTATAttgatgtaaactatgtataagtaacatcctgagctgacaagtataccatatttggacattatgtaactgtccacaataaacactaacttattattgggcagaattctaTGCTTGATTATTAACAAAGACACGATGTTGTTGACTATGTGGATGGATtcggttgaatttgaaatgtcatctCAGGACTTCATTGAGCTAGccgtaaagagagatcttgaggtCCGATGCCACGGATGTTACTAGACAATACCCAAGTCGAATTCATCACTAAATAAGTGAAATGTCAAAGTAAGTGAAGTGAGATAAGATCAACAAGTACTGAATCTTTTTCTATTGTTATACAGGTGGATTCTTGGTCTAGAATGTGGAGGTAGTAGGAACTTTATGTCAGCTTTGAGGATGGCATTGGAGAATGAAGAAGATCAGAAATACAACAGAAGTAAGTCCTCACACgatgtataatttgtatgaaAGGAGCACTATTAGAAAAGGAACCCTGGCCAGTAGTTTTGCATCCCACAAATCAAAGAACGATGACAACATGAGATTTAGATTGTTGTAGATTAAACTTTATAATTCTGTTTTGCCCCAGTGAACTTACTatttttaaccaatcaaagtaCTGACAAGAGGCTATATGATTATGATTAACATTATACCAGTAACTTGAGGAGCCTTGTGACAAAATACAATACAAGTGTCATATGTGGCCTTATGGCTATATTTAAAATACACGGGTGACATATTAGGGGACATGACTTGGTGAAATACAAGTGTCATAGGGGCTTGTGACTGAGTGAAATGcaagtgacataaggggcaTGACTTAATGAAATACACATGACATAAGGGGCCTATGACTTAATGAAATACAACTAAGGGGCCTATGACTGAGTGAAATACAGGTGACATAATTGGCCTATGACTGAGTGAAATACAGGTAACATAAGGGGCTTAGGTTATGACTGAGTGAAATACAGGTGACATGAGGGGGCTTGACTGAGtgaaatacaagtgacataaCAGGCCTCTGACTGATTAAAATACAGGTGACATAAGGGGGCTGGACTGAGTGAAATACAAGTGATGTAAAGGACCTTTTGATGTCAGTGAAATACAAGTGATGGAGGGACCTTTAAAGACTTTGGAGATAACATAAGTAACAAAAAGGGCCTTTTATGGCCGAGGAAAAAATGCAAATGACACAAGGGGCCTTATGATGGATTGGTATGCTACCAGTAGTGACATTAGGCTTACAATGAGTTTAGTgatttatttcaacaaattatcTACCAAACATACCATCATCTTCTGTTATTGTTTTGTATCTTTAAAAAACTGCTATTTCTATTTCCCCATTCAGTTGTTGAAGGCATGTACTTATTCACTAGCGGTGTACCAGATCAGATGACTGATGTTGTGTGTTCCTACGTTTCTGAAGCCACAGCAGGACACTCAGTCAAACTTCACACAACACTGTTTAATGTAGATGACTATGATATGAATGGCGCCATCCCGGGTCGCTATGCCAACATCACAAAGACAGCTGACTGTTTGCGTACCATGGCACATGTCAGTGGTGGTCGATTTCATTGGTTCAGAGAGACTGGTATCATTGAAAGTGACGATATCAAGATTATCTTGAGTGAAATGGACAAAGCTGTCAATTACTCCCAGAAAGTAagtttacatattttttcaGGATTTTTGTACATATCACTacttttatgaataattaacaATAGGTATTAGACAAAACAGAGACATGAATATGTGTCCGCAAAACTCAACTACTAGgctaaaataaacaattttagaAGTATTTATTCCGTTTACCAGTTGTCAAGTCAGctaaatgtcaaaaaaaaaatattttatatgtacagaCTTTAGTTGGAGTTTCATTTCGCTGAGATATTCACATAAAGTTTGGGAACATCGCATAAAAAATATTGCTACAGTGTGTATATAATGAGAAATTGTTTTATATCTTTCAGTGTGCAATGTTAGTAGACTCTGTCAAGAAGAGATCACTTGATTATGTAAGTATTCAATTATTGATGACAAAGTGACTCAACAAAATGATTACTGACTCAGTGTagttatacttttttttcactgATTAATTTAGTTGACTATGTATAAAGTCTTTTCCAGTGGCAATACTTGTAAATCCTTGCTAACGTACTTTACAAGTTATCATATTTCTGTATTCAACTGTTATGACAGGTGACAACAACAGTTGCACTGAATATTACAAGCCATACAGATGAGATATTTACAAGTAGTGTCTACGCTCCCTTGCATTGTCTGTCAAATTAAAGTGTACCTGACATATTCTGAATTGCTATATTCTGACAAATTTTTCatgtcaatatatattttccAAATTTGGTTGAAAGTTTGATATTGAAGATCAGCAGTCACTATGAtgaagaccccccccccccccacacacacgaacgaatgaagttcatttattgagcttgtgttaCATAATGTAACATTGTGTGATCATAGATAGTGCATTGACTGTGTCTCCCATTACAGCTACAAGGTGACTCCAGCAGTAGTACTGAAATGAAGATGTTACCACTCAGACCGTCCTCTGCGAAGAAGAAGCAATTCATCCCACCCAAACACACAGGACTGACGCTTGCTAGACTGGTAAGCTAGTTGGCTTTCACCTCAATCTTTAAAATTATGGAATAGTTAATACGTATGGTCTGGCTTTGAGGGAACTTGCAGATGTCTAGTTACCCCAAGAGCTGTTATATGTTAACAAAAGTCTGCAAACATGTCTTTTGAAAACCTGCCTTTCTCCATGTGAATGCTAAATCTTACCATTTAGCTTTGAACCCCTTCACTGACAAACTACAAATTATACACAGTAGTCACATAATGCATATGAAATTTGATTGTTAGCATACTAGTAGTACATATATCctaaatttggatcattctgatGTCTTCAGTTATGTAGTGTTTGATTTGAACAGTGTTCTCCCCATTATAGAGAAAGCGCAGTGCAAACACCATCCTTGCCATCTAGGCCACCATGCGTGGTAGGTTTCTACCGTGTTTCAAACGTGTTCTACCACCCTTAAGTTTTAGTaatttttgaatgacaaaatcataataatactttcacatgaagagaaatggctgatcccagtgtgtatgtttgtatgtgttaaaataaacgtGTCACagtttgttccagtgttgaagacaCATTATATGCTGATCACTATGCAAATCAATATGCCATGTTAtatctatatgtaaattattatgcaaattagccatcATCCTTGCAATCTATCCTGGAGAGAACACTGTTGTACTGTGTATTATTTTCTATTCCTACCAGCAGATTATCTCTATTGTATAATTACTATATGTCTTAGCACACATGGTATAGCAGACAAAAGACAACATATTGAAACAAGCATGTCTTGGTAATTTGTTCGTATGTTTATCATCACTGAAAGGCTAGTGATATTTGAGAAGATAGCAACTTTTGATTTTTACACAACCCAGTCTGTTTATCCAATCTTGATTTTTAAATTGATCATTCATCCAAATTAAGACAAGAAGTTTGTGTTCTATATGTGTTGCATCAAACTTTTGATCCAAAcacaaaacttgaaaattgttaccgGGCAACACATTGaatttaccaacacagatgtaAACTTTCAGTTGAAGTTTGTGTTCTGATTTAATTTGTGTTTTCGGTCCGTCTACACTTGACAGCAAAtcacagaaaacaaagaaaaagagAAGGAAAAAGAGCAGAGCAATGGAAGAATGTTGGCATGGAGACCAGCTAGTGCCAATAGGAAAGATCTGATTCCAGCACGTAAGTTTTAACATATAGATACATCAAATAAGCCCTATAGCGGAAAGTCAATTTGCTACAGTTAACACTACGACGCACTTCATTGGGCATTGAGTTGGCAACAGCAGCCAATCAGGTTATCCGATTGAGGACAATCTAAATATATGAGTTTCAATGAGGTTCATTCAAGGAACATGACAGAGAGATAGATATCTTAGTCGTAATGTCTTAAAATTATTGAAGATTAGTGTCAGTCTTTTACCTTATATCTTAtcagttttctttttttgttttgtttattttttactgATCACAGCACCCAATGATGGTAGACCCTCGTCAGCCAAGGGTAGACCGACAGACAAGAAAGTCAAACGTTGTAATGCAGGGTACAAAATACGGCCGTCAAATGAAGTCTTCTACACTGAAGACAGAAATAACGTTGGCGTCGTCTACAGACAATATCCTGACATCTTACACAAGAAGAAGAGTGTACGCAAAACAATCCCTCATCCCATTATTCCAGAGAAAGAAGATGCAGTTAGTTCTAAAGAGGTTTGTTTCCTAAAATTCACCAGATTTCTAACTTGATAGATGTGGTGAAAGCTAGTCAAATTGTAGGTATTGCATTTGCTGAGATGTGAAAAAGCTTGCCAGAGACTCCTAtgtaccttttttttttactttaaaaaacaaccaaaaattgtgctgggaattgctctaagcgattttcttttttatgaAGACATACATGCGATttatatctttcttttttttttaaataacaattTCTATACTTCTCTTTTGGCAGTGGTTAAGGAAGTACTGTTTGGCCAAGATGAGGCTGGATTTGAATAAATTAGTGTCTGGTCCTGACTGTACCCATGTCAAGAAACATGTGGGTACTCTGAGTAAAAATGTCGCCGCAAAGTAAGTTTATGCAGCTGTTACTGACATCTTTTAAAATGGGCTACtgttacaaaacaattttaacaCTACAAGAATTGCTAGCACCATATACAATTAAGGTTTTAGCATAAATTGTACAAACAGGGGTGGTCAAACTTGTAACATGAATATACATATCACCGTGTATACTTATGATCATGGTTTGATTCTTGTCACTGTCTGATTTTTTCATCTGATGATAAATTCCCAAGATCAAATAATTACCCTGATCAAGCCTCTGTTAATTCAAATAATTTTCTgacatttgtaaaatatattatcAGTACTACCCCTGTAACATTTAATTAACTTCAACTTTAGCATAGAACTATTAATGGTCACTTTCTCTCACTATAGTACTAATGATGGAACACCAACATCGAATTCATCCAAGATAAGTGTTTTCATCTTTGTAACTACTAAAAGCCATATCTTGTTATTGTTTCTACATTACAGATACTGTACTATATTTCCAAGTGTCAACATCAAAGTAAGTCAATTATCTCTCGTGTTATTTTTACTGCGGCCACCCGATGTCACATCAGAAGCACCCAATTACAAGGCGCAAATCCTTGCCGACACAACCCACATAAAGAGATGTTTTAaactgaagggaataagcacccaggagtcatgaatattcattgttcatttgCCCAAAGCAAAGATACCTTATAAAGGAGCAAGAGCAAAATGCtgcttctctgaaatcacaagtaattgtaggtgatgtcaaatcatgaaatgactctccagaacccataggtTATAAAACTGTCttaatttcctggagtggcattcctcGTTAATTATCAGATATGTGCGTTAACCTGTAGCTGTTGTGACTTATTTACCTCAGGGTGCAGTGAAGCATCTACAGCTACAAGCACATGAACTGATAGAGTATGAAGAACAACTAGAATTAGTGGTGAGACGGTACTTGAAGAGACTGCAGTGGTTACTGAGCGGTAGTCGTAGAGTGTTTGGTACAGTCACAGAGAAGAGCGTTACAGTGGCAGTCGATACATCAGGTTCTATGGTATCACACATGGATGAATTGGTCAGAGAACTTGTCTCTCTGATCTGGGATCAGTTCAAACGTGGTGACATCAAGTAAGTTCTGCGATGACGTGGATGTATGTTTGGGGGCATATTACTACAATTGTCACCTTACCTCAAACAAAGGCCAAAAGTAGAAAGAGCGATAGGGTTTTGGTGATTATGAAAAACTAGGATATCTCATCAATagaaattgcatttttttttttgtggtaaTGAGACTCACTAGTTTTGATCTGGAAACCATTGGTATCCAAGTGATTTTAATTAAAACCAACACAAAGTGAAACAAATTAGTTAATTTTTAAAGATAATCACCAAAtgctgtacatttgtacatcaacTAAGCACTCTTTGTTCATGGCGAAGTGAAAACTGTTACACTTAGGAACACTTTAAGAAGCTTTACAAGAAAATGATGGCCTCTCCAGTATAGTGTTAGATTTATGGCAAAGGTTTATCGAAATGCAAGATGAATACTACCAAACTAATGAGGactataaaaataattgtttggttacagttacccgacccccacctaatttttcactgccgaccctaaactttcgtttttttacgtattcgagaaaatgataaagaaatcatgaaaattgtgaagtcttgcaaaaAAATAgaggatgcagaaactgacatcaacttaaaaagacaatataaaactgttcttccaatctgtaacggttgtatatctgatgagaagaaaccaataacacagagaccatatggaaaacaatggaaaacataactacctgaactagacactcacacatgaaaaaaataactgaataaaataaaataacaaatctacttaccccacctattttaaaattgagtgtaacaatttttttttaggccttagtagAAACTAAATGTAGCAGGGATAAATGTTGTGATGCTAAACAGAAACACTTTGTCAAACAGATTTAGAAATTCTTTTTGcatcaattttcaaaaaagctGACAAGCATTCTCCTCAGTTATGTTGTGTTTCCAAAGCATATTTTGCAGTATAGAAGTTGTGACGAATATATAATTGTTAAATTTTCACTGACCTTTACTATTTTCTCATATTTGTTTCAGATTCAACATCATTCGTTTCTCTGGTAATGTGGAGAAGTGGCGTCCAGTGGCAGTAAAACCAACAGATGAGAACTGTCATGATGCAGTGAGATGGGTGTCGTCATTTGTTGCCGGTGGCAACACATGTACATTAGAGGCTCTCCACGTGAGTATAcaacatgtattgtatatgtcTCAACCACTACATCATTTAATGGTCAGATACTTGTGAAAAATTCTTGATTTTGGTACATATTCTATAAatttttatcaataaaatgACTGTCCTCTATTTCACCTCCAtaattaaaaaagtaaaattaatgatattttaaattaaCGAATAGTGGTTTT is a window of Glandiceps talaboti chromosome 5, keGlaTala1.1, whole genome shotgun sequence DNA encoding:
- the LOC144435217 gene encoding von Willebrand factor A domain-containing protein 3A-like isoform X3 translates to MSRHQEQTTEDESYSETGDEQRHLVSRQYVEHGETHMEQDEEEEGEDTERGIRQSELRSSQDLENTSYSHGPRSKWIAPRGGGAPTNPMLITSVNQTYQMVRNRDMAAMFNEGQSSEDWLNTGGHSIDKMKLTLKDLLSKGTIAVPSKGKTYTGKQPVQHLQFEASVVNEFEYKLHEAIEMYHNRIKWLLKGSKKIFGMVKGTKTAVVVDSSDANCGFGRLNTFQQALMSLIDEQLHSKEMLYFLAFGTEVMPLWESPRYVNYRIVDEARNWVNNLRGGGGCNLLAALKKVLKMKDVDTIILILGNTPDQTSDVLCDYVQQLIVGDMKPLHTVAYDCSNHLTNMTLRKLAECSGGRYHVYASTCEEQIYTGTDITHLLREIKKSQDVINKIKEMRQGMMGDALVSILNEISLEVQKLPASRFLPRPPNHAGALNIEIPPFQPKTSDDWLKMNGLRAKKLSLYQILAPNAFTPIEEFIPIIKKVVSSTVHEKAMAQFQWHDGTLKNVHVDPTQLYDYQKKLATAVKLYEKRVDWLSRSSRRIFGTIVEKRVIILVDLSCANTNYLVHIQHSLRMLLEQQLANKEYFNIIGFGSEPVGWKTGMQEPSEQNLQSCWRWILGLECGGSRNFMSALRMALENEEDQKYNRIVEGMYLFTSGVPDQMTDVVCSYVSEATAGHSVKLHTTLFNVDDYDMNGAIPGRYANITKTADCLRTMAHVSGGRFHWFRETGIIESDDIKIILSEMDKAVNYSQKCAMLVDSVKKRSLDYLQGDSSSSTEMKMLPLRPSSAKKKQFIPPKHTGLTLARLQITENKEKEKEKEQSNGRMLAWRPASANRKDLIPAPPNDGRPSSAKGRPTDKKVKRCNAGYKIRPSNEVFYTEDRNNVGVVYRQYPDILHKKKSVRKTIPHPIIPEKEDAVSSKEWLRKYCLAKMRLDLNKLVSGPDCTHVKKHVGTLSKNVAAKYCTIFPSVNIKGAVKHLQLQAHELIEYEEQLELVVRRYLKRLQWLLSGSRRVFGTVTEKSVTVAVDTSGSMVSHMDELVRELVSLIWDQFKRGDIKFNIIRFSGNVEKWRPVAVKPTDENCHDAVRWVSSFVAGGNTCTLEALHEAFQDSHINGVYVLTDGKPDTSTSMVLREIARINTVRGMKIHTISFNCEDEIANTFLRQLAAMTRGRFHRCSAERDGQLFAHKLLSEGFDDPERPEIPIFEGDDLRALGGEIALARKYLQQSHSYRALYAELPKPHEKDLSTLKKGMSEGEKNVSTRRRPFSAGART
- the LOC144435217 gene encoding von Willebrand factor A domain-containing protein 3A-like isoform X1, producing the protein MSRHQEQTTEDESYSETGDEQSSLSDNISDIDELVLPRETRHLVSRQYVEHGETHMEQDEEEEGEDTERGIRQSELRSSQDLENTSYSHGPRSKWIAPRGGGAPTNPMLITSVNQTYQMVRNRDMAAMFNEGQSSEDWLNTGGHSIDKMKLTLKDLLSKGTIAVPSKGKTYTGKQPVQHLQFEASVVNEFEYKLHEAIEMYHNRIKWLLKGSKKIFGMVKGTKTAVVVDSSDANCGFGRLNTFQQALMSLIDEQLHSKEMLYFLAFGTEVMPLWESPRYVNYRIVDEARNWVNNLRGGGGCNLLAALKKVLKMKDVDTIILILGNTPDQTSDVLCDYVQQLIVGDMKPLHTVAYDCSNHLTNMTLRKLAECSGGRYHVYASTCEEQIYTGTDITHLLREIKKSQDVINKIKEMRQGMMGDALVSILNEISLEVQKLPASRFLPRPPNHAGALNIEIPPFQPKTSDDWLKMNGLRAKKLSLYQILAPNAFTPIEEFIPIIKKVVSSTVHEKAMAQFQWHDGTLKNVHVDPTQLYDYQKKLATAVKLYEKRVDWLSRSSRRIFGTIVEKRVIILVDLSCANTNYLVHIQHSLRMLLEQQLANKEYFNIIGFGSEPVGWKTGMQEPSEQNLQSCWRWILGLECGGSRNFMSALRMALENEEDQKYNRIVEGMYLFTSGVPDQMTDVVCSYVSEATAGHSVKLHTTLFNVDDYDMNGAIPGRYANITKTADCLRTMAHVSGGRFHWFRETGIIESDDIKIILSEMDKAVNYSQKCAMLVDSVKKRSLDYLQGDSSSSTEMKMLPLRPSSAKKKQFIPPKHTGLTLARLQITENKEKEKEKEQSNGRMLAWRPASANRKDLIPAPPNDGRPSSAKGRPTDKKVKRCNAGYKIRPSNEVFYTEDRNNVGVVYRQYPDILHKKKSVRKTIPHPIIPEKEDAVSSKEWLRKYCLAKMRLDLNKLVSGPDCTHVKKHVGTLSKNVAAKYCTIFPSVNIKGAVKHLQLQAHELIEYEEQLELVVRRYLKRLQWLLSGSRRVFGTVTEKSVTVAVDTSGSMVSHMDELVRELVSLIWDQFKRGDIKFNIIRFSGNVEKWRPVAVKPTDENCHDAVRWVSSFVAGGNTCTLEALHEAFQDSHINGVYVLTDGKPDTSTSMVLREIARINTVRGMKIHTISFNCEDEIANTFLRQLAAMTRGRFHRCSAERDGQLFAHKLLSEGFDDPERPEIPIFEGDDLRALGGEIALARKYLQQSHSYRALYAELPKPHEKDLSTLKKGMSEGEKNVSTRRRPFSAGART
- the LOC144435217 gene encoding von Willebrand factor A domain-containing protein 3A-like isoform X2 is translated as MSRHQEQTTEDESYSETGDEQSSLSDNISDIDELVLPRETRHLVSRQYVEHGETHMEQDEEEEGEDTERGIRQSELRSSQDLENTSYSHGPRSKWIAPRGGGAPTNPMLITSVNQTYQMVRNRDMAAMFNEGQSSEDWLNTGGHSIDKMKLTLKDLLSKGTIAVPSKGKTYTGKQPVQHLQFEASVVNEFEYKLHEAIEMYHNRIKWLLKGSKKIFGMVKGTKTAVVVDSSDANCGFGRLNTFQQALMSLIDEQLHSKEMLYFLAFGTEVMPLWESPRYVNYRIVDEARNWVNNLRGGGGCNLLAALKKVLKMKDVDTIILILGNTPDQTSDVLCDYVQQLIVGDMKPLHTVAYDCSNHLTNMTLRKLAECSGGRYHVYASTCEEQIYTGTDITHLLREIKKSQDVINKIKEMRQGMMGDALVSILNEISLEVQKLPASRFLPRPPNHAGALNIEIPPFQPKTSDDWLKMNGLRAKKLSLYQILAPNAFTPIEEFIPIIKKVVSSTVHEKAMAQFQWHDGTLKNVHVDPTQLYDYQKKLATAVKLYEKRVDWLSRSSRRIFGTIVEKRVIILVDLSCANTNYLVHIQHSLRMLLEQQLANKEYFNIIGFGSEPVGWKTGMQEPSEQNLQSCWRWILGLECGGSRNFMSALRMALENEEDQKYNRIVEGMYLFTSGVPDQMTDVVCSYVSEATAGHSVKLHTTLFNVDDYDMNGAIPGRYANITKTADCLRTMAHVSGGRFHWFRETGIIESDDIKIILSEMDKAVNYSQKCAMLVDSVKKRSLDYLQGDSSSSTEMKMLPLRPSSAKKKQFIPPKHTGLTLARLQITENKEKEKEKEQSNGRMLAWRPASANRKDLIPAPPNDGRPSSAKGRPTDKKVKRCNAGYKIRPSNEVFYTEDRNNVGVVYRQYPDILHKKKSVRKTIPHPIIPEKEDAVSSKEWLRKYCLAKMRLDLNKLVSGPDCTHVKKHVGTLSKNVAAKYCTIFPSVNIKGAVKHLQLQAHELIEYEEQLELVVRRYLKRLQWLLSGSRRVFGTVTEKSVTVAVDTSGSMVSHMDELVRELVSLIWDQFKRGDIKFNIIRFSGNVEKWRPVAVKPTDENCHDAVRWVSSFVAGGNTCTLEALHEAFQDSHINGVYVLTDGKPDTSTSMVLREIARINTVRGMKIHTISFNCEDEIANTFLRQLAAMTRGRFHRCSAERDGQLFAHKLLSEGFDDPERPEIPIFEGDDLRALGGEIALARKYLQQSHSYRALYAELPKPHEKDLSTLKKGEKNVSTRRRPFSAGART